In the Mya arenaria isolate MELC-2E11 chromosome 11, ASM2691426v1 genome, one interval contains:
- the LOC128207202 gene encoding calmodulin-A-like, with protein MSQKKKESSLTDEQVAEFKMAFSMFDADGGGTITTGELVEVLKSMGQKITDEDLEEMVNEVDEDGNGEIDFDEFLTMMESKLQYKENEDEILEAFQVFDNGKGYISSGDLRDIMKTLGDRMTDEEIDEMLFEANVNKNGLINIQEFVSVICR; from the exons ATGTCTCAAAAGAAG aagGAGTCAAGTCTTACAGATGAACAAGTCGCag agttcaagatggcattcaGCATGTTTGACGCTGACGGTGGAGGGACGATCACCACTGGAGAACTGGTGGAGGTTCTAAAGTCCATGGGTCAGAAAATTACCGACGAAGACTTGGAGGAGATGGTCAATGAGGTTGACGAAGACG GAAATGGAGAGATAGACTTCGACGAGTTTCTTACAATGATGGAAAGCAAGTTACAGTACAAGGAGAACGAAGACGAAATACTAGAGGCGTTTCAG GTATTTGACAACGGGAAAGGCTACATCAGCTCCGGTGACCTGCGAGATATCATGAAGACCCTTGGAGACCGAATGACGGACGAGGAAATTGACGAGATGCTATTTGAGGCGAACGTGAACAAAAATGGGCTTATCAACATACAAG AATTTGTTTCCGTTATATGCCGATAA